GATCATAACTTCTGAGCTGGTTTCTTAAACCCCCGCAACCGCACCAAACCCCCTTTAGCTTTGAATTGATATGTTAGGCACCTGCCTACGCAAGAAAAATTCCTATGCTAAGATGAATTTATTAATATGAATATCATCTTGATGGTCTTAAAGAGGTGCGACTCTCACCGGAGCATCCTGTCCAGCCAGCCACCCACCAAAATATTCTCATTCGAAATTCTAGCTTGTGGCCTTTGTGGCTGGAAACAGGTTTCCACAATACTGGGCAACAAGTTTTAACGGTTTGCAACAATTGGCTTtcgcttgtttgttttatatttaattcaaatttggCTTCGCGTCACTTTCCCATTTGTCTCGATCGATTTCGTCGAGGTTTGCAAATAATTctttattgtaatttattcTTTTGTAGTGATCAGTTTGAGTTTGAATTGTTCAACGAGCTGGGCtaaataatgaaaactattAAGCTCGCATCAATATAAATTAAGAATATCGTTTTCTGGTTATAAAACACCaatgaaatgaataataaagtgaacatatattttagtgggtaataaaaatagaaacagaTTTTTCCCATTatcaataaatcatttatttaaaattaaagaaatgatcaaatttaaattgtatttcgttgagaaataataaaaactcGGCAACCCAAAGTAAACTACCAGtaaatatatagtatacatttatttttagtatatattaaatttaaagttaagTATGATAGCTCTGATGTAATGCCCCGTAAACTAGACTTCAAAAATTTGATCTAGATCAATGGATCTTTTGAATATGTGAACTATTTGAATAATAATGCTTCAAAGATGCCGAAGTCGTTTTTAGAGCTTTGTTAGGATACCGTTCATTCTCCTTTAAATTGTTatacaacaaacaaatatcaTTTTGCATGCACAACGAGTTCCTGAATTTGTTTGTTAATATGAACGTAATCCAAAATTTTAAGCTCAACTCTGGCATTTTATATGCCAGAGTTATActtataaatattgaaatgtgGCTGTTCTTTATGAAATTAGCATTAgccaaagaaagaaaaaccatAAATAAGGCAAACATTTGTGTATTCGAAGAGAGTCTACATGTTATGCTAATCGGCCACGTTTCGTTTTCGATTTTCTGAAAACTTTATCACCGATTCAgcatagaaataaaaatcataaCGACCATGCATGCCATTTGGATAATACACAATGGACGTCGACCAAATGTGTTTGTGAAGAATCCGCTAATTGCCATTGGAGGCTGGTATTTCAATTGCTGGTGACCTGTCGCTCAGGTGCACCGTGCACCCATCAAACGTGTATTGTGTGGCATTGCACAAGCCGCCAGTCGCACTCCGGCTCAAAAGTCAAAAGTTATGGCTTTTTTTGGCTAATGCTGCCTGCTGGCTGcatttgctgcttttgctgcatTTGTGCATCTGCTCCTAACGACTCTCGAGATGACGCATCATCTATTTACATATTTCGGTTTCGGTGTCAATAAATCGACGCACAGTAGTCGAGTTATGCTAATGGTTTAATTAGCGTCATTAGCCATTAGCCAGCTtgaccgaccgaccgaccacCTCTCACCTCTCTTCTCCGCccgatgctgctgctcgtcGATGGTGAAGCCGAACTTGTAGGGACGCACTGTGCTCGCGGCCGACAGGACATGGGTCAAGGTGCCGAGGTGGAGCAGCTTGAAAGGAACTCAATGAATGTCGGGATCATACTTGGTATCATACTTAAGCACTTACAGCACAAACAAACGCTAATAATTTAAGGTTCATTTTGGaaattgcttatttatttaaatcggtcacaaaatttattttattttcacgCCCTATTTTAAACTGTCAGCGCTCACACAATAAACGCATAAATAAACGGgcgtttatattttaatacaaatacacgattatgaatatatttcgattttaaGCGGACGGAAAGACGCGTTTCTCACGGCTAGATTATCGGCTCGGAGCAAGCGCCTTAGAATGAAACACACCCCACGATGTTCGGCAGCGAATTGacaatgttaataatattaggTAAACATTATAAAACATTAGAGGCGGACGCctctgctgccgctgctcgTTGGCCAAGTGTGCGTGCCAATCTCTGCGTTCTCAACGTTGTGTATTGGCCACGTTGAATCGCAAAGCTGGTAGCATTGGCCGGATCGCATCACACCTCTTAAGCGTCAGCGAAGCCTGCgcttataatttaaaatttcatgCAGTTTTTAgagttatttatttgattatttaaaCTGACTGTCAGCTAGTTCCAATATACTAAGTAATTTGCATCCTcgattttttatatttttatacaaaaactAAATTCGTTTTTGGCTTTGTTAAATAGCATTTTTGGCTGTTATTTCTAGACTTCCTGagtatttttgatttaatttttttatttgcaggtTGATTTTGTCTAAAGTGCATACAAAAgttgttattttctttttcttgtatttaGGTAAATAAAGAATTAAAGGAATACAAATGTGAGATCAATTTTATACACTTATACATGTTACTTGTAAAATAAATAGGTATTTTAGATTCGttgtaaagtatgtaacaggaaggaagcgtatatatatttttttaattagaatCACTAGGCGATATATCCATATCCGCCAAGAAATTTGAGGACATTCCCTAACATTGGTCCTCTAAGTCGGCGATAAAAGGGTTAGATAGATAATTCGTGTCGGTTTCTATTTGTTAATAATTAATCGACTCCGATTGATTTGCAATCAAACTTGTTGAATCTAATTAATAGCCAGGCATTTGACCTGCTTGATGAGCAAATTCGAATGCAATCAGGAAGATGTTTACACTTCTCTGTTTTCATCGATCGGTAATCAGCAGTCAGCGTATCTTCTGCCGGATACTGGAAGCCAattgtaattgaaatattGCTGTCAAGTTCGGCGATGACTGATGTTGTATGctaatatttgcatattaattgcAAAAACTGTTGTCTTTCAATACGAGCATAAATGATGCGAGTCGAAAGAGACGCGTCACGAACTTAATGGCAATTAGCAGTTAGCGttcaaaagtatgcaaagGTTTAATATAcagttcgttgcctaagtcaTTCGATAACAGTGCAAGCAGTACAGCTATAGCCTGAAAGTAAGCTAAAGAGTTTTCTAACATTTaagaatgaaaataaattccaCAAAGTCTACTTTGCTAAAAAAGTAGAACAAGAAGTTGTTTTAGTTTGATAAACTATCCTTGCTTCAGTCCTTAATTACTAATGCTGATAACAAAGCTGATCAAAAAATTAACACAAATTGAgccaaaatattatttgatattaTAAAGGCCCaagaactttttttttgattgcagaacgctatagtcgtgTTCCTCGACTAACAGATAAtattagaaaaaatatataattcatacacttttcaaaagtgcGTACTGATTTGTGTGATTTGTGTTCTCATAGTAGTGTTATAGTATAGTATTGTCTTCTACTATAATTATATTagttatttataataaaaaaaagttcaatttATATTagttatataaaaatatttgtttttttttaaacattggTTCCCATCCCACCTTTGAGGCAAAACACTTTTGCAATAAAACGAATTCATATATAGTAAAAtctacatttttttaatattcaacAAACTGCGTTCTGTAACTTAGGAATTCTTTCCTTTGGAAAAGGAAAACCGGATGTAGGTAAAAGTTGGGAATAACAAAGAGTTTTGTAGGACTGGCTGGCTTAAAAGCAGCTGACTGTAAAACCAACTTCACTTAGGCCACAGGGGCAACGGGCAGATGAGCACCCTGGGGCTGGAATCCGTTCTCATCGGCGATGTATTGAACCTCGTAGGTGACACCATCGTCAGCAACGAATCTGTAGGATCCACGGACGGAGATAGCCTCGTTCTCAGTTCCAGCGTTGTTCAGATGACCCTCAGCTTTAGCACCCTGTCCATCGGAAGTCTCCCAGCTGGGAAGGAAGTCAAAGTCAGTTAGGCATCCCTTTGGGTCATATCTCACAGTCAACTTACTCGTATGTGAAGCTATCGGGTCCAACATCGGACACCAACCGCAGGATTTGGGCTTCTTGGTTTTGTGGAGGAGCAGCCAGAGCCACGGCGAAGAGGGCGACAAAGACAATCAGGAATTTCATGGTGATTATTGGTTGGTGTTTTGATCTGCGGTTATCGAAGAGTTCGCGACGAATGGTAGCTTTGGAGGGCCGCGTAAACCCTTTTATAGATGGCAAACTCTTGGCGATTATTCAAAGCGTGGCCGAACTAGTCAAACGTGTACAAGACATAATCAGCAAAATCAATGTTAATGTGAAATGTCTGGCTTGgatttcattttcgtttggAGTGGGAGCATTAAAAGGcctaatataaaatttaaattacactATAGGCTAAAAAGAATCGCgttcataaatatttcattattcaaatttttaaCAATTCATTTAGCTTGTATTATATTTCTAAAAATCCACCCAATCTTTGTGACGTCAATTAAAATCGGGAGCTTcttcaaatatataaacttGTTTCTATATACTCTTCTAAGCCTACGAATCTTTCACATTGGATAAATGAAGTTAACTTAATTATTCGAATCCGGAATCAATTTACATCTCGGTATCTCCTAGGCTACCAGCCTGAACTTGGGATGGTAGCCAGTCTCGTCGGCCGTGAAACTAATCTCGTATTTTTTGCCATCTGGAGCTGACCAGCTGGTCGATCCTTGGACAGACAAGGAGCCATCCTCTTCACCGGCTCCAGGTTTCACCTCTCCTGTCTCCGTGCGTGAGATTCCGTTGCTCGTCTCATAGCTGGAAAAAAAGTTTGCAACGCAATGAAGGTGACTTGTGAGAacatataaagtacatatattcctGATCGGTATCAAAAGCCGAGTCGAAATAGCCAATTGCCTAttgttttttctatttataaaaattgGCATTAAAATTCATCAAAAATTTCTTTGAAATATATTGTTGTCTTAGCTTCACATTATGGGAAAGTTAATGGCAATGATTCCCCATTTCCGCATCATTCCTGGGCAATACCTACGCAAAGGAATATTTGTCGCCAGTATTCTCGCTCTCCAGTTTGAGGGTCTCCGCCTGGGCATCCTCACCAGCGGGCAAAGCCAAACAGATGCCAATTGCCATCAAGGCTACCAGCCACATTAAGTTCGATTGCATTGCGGGAACAATTAGTTTTCACAGTCTCCGTCACACCCAACTGCACTTCACTGAGCTGCGATGCGATCGTGTGTTGCCCTTTTATACGAAATCTGCGGATTATGTCCTCATCGgcgaaaaatgcaaaataataaaagaaattaaaaataaataaatcagctATAATGCAAACATTCaataaaacacattttaattacagATGAACACTCTAAGTACCCTGCACTAATCGTGCATGCAGGTATGTGCAGTGTG
This portion of the Drosophila santomea strain STO CAGO 1482 chromosome 3L, Prin_Dsan_1.1, whole genome shotgun sequence genome encodes:
- the LOC120448951 gene encoding larval cuticle protein 65Ag1-like, whose product is MKFLIVFVALFAVALAAPPQNQEAQILRLVSDVGPDSFTYDWETSDGQGAKAEGHLNNAGTENEAISVRGSYRFVADDGVTYEVQYIADENGFQPQGAHLPVAPVA
- the LOC120448950 gene encoding endocuticle structural glycoprotein ABD-5; the protein is MQSNLMWLVALMAIGICLALPAGEDAQAETLKLESENTGDKYSFAYETSNGISRTETGEVKPGAGEEDGSLSVQGSTSWSAPDGKKYEISFTADETGYHPKFRLVA